The following coding sequences are from one Streptomyces dengpaensis window:
- a CDS encoding (2Fe-2S)-binding protein has protein sequence MTHISVKVDGTTYEDEVEPRLLLIHYLRDRLGLTGTPIGCDTSNCGACTVELDGDSVKSCSVLAVQADGSQVTTVEGLAQDGEWTGLQRAFHEKHGLQCGYCTPGMIMAARDLLKENPNPTSDDVRQALEGNLCRCTGYQNIVRAVLAAAGRSGQEVSA, from the coding sequence ATGACCCATATCTCGGTAAAGGTGGACGGCACGACGTACGAGGACGAGGTGGAACCCCGCCTTCTGCTGATCCACTACCTGCGCGACCGCCTGGGCCTGACCGGCACCCCGATCGGCTGTGACACCTCCAACTGCGGGGCGTGCACGGTCGAGCTGGACGGCGATAGCGTCAAGAGCTGCTCGGTACTGGCCGTCCAGGCGGACGGGAGCCAAGTGACGACGGTCGAAGGGCTCGCCCAGGACGGCGAGTGGACCGGGCTGCAGCGGGCGTTCCACGAGAAGCACGGCCTGCAGTGCGGCTACTGCACCCCGGGCATGATCATGGCGGCCCGGGATCTGCTGAAGGAGAACCCGAACCCGACCTCGGACGACGTGCGGCAGGCCCTGGAGGGCAACCTCTGCCGGTGCACCGGCTACCAGAACATCGTGCGCGCGGTGCTGGCCGCCGCCGGACGCTCGGGGCAGGAGGTCTCGGCATGA